One genomic segment of Amycolatopsis sp. WQ 127309 includes these proteins:
- a CDS encoding TetR/AcrR family transcriptional regulator, protein MTDSVRAARPRDRKAQLAAVAAGLFRARGFPGVGIKDIADAAGVTGPALYRHFADKQAILAYVVLSGFEDLEAATASALSDAVPPVDQLEDLLTRLAAQAVERREIAALWRWEGRHLPKEDQREIARRSTLALASWSKALLVQRPDLPAEDAELLCWAALSVFGSVSVHHTAVARRRFAQLLVELALGVLNATLPLPASAPSDTPSLRLGTPSRREQVLAEATALFAQRGFHDVSMEDIGAAAGIAGPSVYRHFPSKAALMVAIGHRAADRLALAAEQALQAPDEPTALRRLTASYVRTILHTPELLVSFSADRVTMPDRDKADLLRVQRDYVAQWVTLLSVVHPSLPPREAKITVHAALTIANDLARTRRVAARPHFEAELTTLLHTILAVA, encoded by the coding sequence ATGACCGACTCCGTACGTGCCGCGCGACCGCGCGACCGCAAGGCCCAGCTGGCCGCGGTCGCCGCCGGGCTGTTCCGCGCGCGCGGCTTTCCCGGGGTAGGCATCAAGGACATAGCGGACGCGGCGGGCGTCACCGGGCCGGCGTTGTACCGGCACTTCGCGGACAAGCAGGCGATCCTCGCGTACGTCGTCCTGAGCGGTTTCGAGGACTTGGAGGCGGCGACGGCTTCGGCGCTGTCGGACGCGGTTCCGCCCGTTGACCAGCTGGAAGACCTGCTCACGAGGCTCGCGGCGCAGGCCGTCGAGCGCCGGGAGATCGCGGCGCTGTGGCGCTGGGAAGGCCGTCACCTCCCGAAGGAAGACCAGCGGGAGATCGCCCGCAGGTCGACGCTGGCGCTGGCGTCGTGGTCGAAGGCACTGCTGGTCCAGCGCCCGGATCTGCCGGCCGAAGACGCCGAGCTGCTGTGCTGGGCGGCGCTGTCGGTGTTCGGCAGCGTGTCGGTCCACCACACCGCCGTGGCCCGCCGCCGCTTCGCCCAGCTGCTGGTCGAGCTGGCCCTGGGTGTGCTGAACGCCACACTCCCGCTGCCCGCCTCCGCGCCTTCGGATACGCCCTCGTTGCGCTTGGGTACGCCGTCCCGCCGAGAGCAGGTCCTGGCGGAGGCCACGGCCCTGTTCGCCCAACGAGGCTTCCACGACGTGAGCATGGAGGACATCGGAGCGGCGGCGGGCATAGCCGGCCCGAGCGTCTACCGCCACTTCCCGAGCAAAGCGGCCTTGATGGTCGCAATCGGCCACCGAGCGGCGGACCGCCTGGCCTTGGCGGCAGAGCAGGCACTACAGGCCCCCGACGAGCCGACGGCACTACGCCGCTTGACGGCGTCGTACGTCCGCACGATTCTGCACACGCCGGAGCTGTTGGTGTCGTTCTCGGCAGACCGGGTGACGATGCCGGACCGCGACAAGGCCGACCTCCTGCGAGTACAGCGCGATTACGTGGCCCAGTGGGTCACGCTGCTATCCGTGGTTCACCCGTCCTTGCCGCCACGGGAAGCGAAGATCACGGTCCACGCAGCGCTGACCATCGCGAACGACCTGGCCCGCACCCGCAGGGTGGCAGCCCGCCCCCACTTCGAAGCCGAGCTGACGACGCTGCTGCACACGATCCTCGCCGTCGCCTGA